The segment TGCTTGGCTAGGAGCACGCGCATACCCTCCCGCTTCCACTTTTCGCTTACGGGCGGCTTTTGAGCCGTTCCTGGGACACCCTTCTCATGGTGGTGCATGGCGGGGTCATCCGGGCGCTGCTCTCCTACGCCCTCACCGGGGAGAGGCGCTTGCTGGCCCTGGAGGTGCATCCCTGCGGCCTTTCCGTGCTGGACGTGGGCGAAAAGACCTTGCTCAGGGCCCACAACATCGTGGCCTACGACCTCTTGCCGGAAAGCCGCCTGTCCACGATGGAAATGCTGTGGGAGATGTACCGGGCGTAGCCGAGGGTGTTCTCCACCGGCGAGACCTGGCTATGTTGTCCAAACCCGAGCTTCGAGTGAGGATGCATAGCGAGGATTTATTGGAAGAGTGTCTTTGAAGCCAAAATACCAGAATACCTTCTTCAAGATCCCTTAAAGCTTACCGTCCTCTGTGCAGCGGAAGGAGCAGAATGGAAGTGGGCTGGGCGGAGGTTGAAGGGTTTTGCTGGGGTGGCGGTTCATTTGGGGTTGGGGCCCCAAAGCAGATAGAGTTGAAGCGGAGGCTGGAGCAGCGTTATGCTCCCCAAACACAAACGCTTACACATAAATCTTGACATGACCGGGGAGGAGGTTTTGAGTGGTCTCTTCGATAAGACGAAGAGAACTGTGGGCCCACTTTTCAGGAAGTCAAGAGGGAAACGCCGACAGGAAAGGGGGTTCCAGGGTTGGAGACCTCAAATCCGGACTGGTGGTAAAAGGGTGGGTGGCCTAAGCCCAGCTTGTACCCGTTGAACGCGT is part of the Thermus caldilimi genome and harbors:
- a CDS encoding histidine phosphatase family protein codes for the protein MSRSWDTLLMVVHGGVIRALLSYALTGERRLLALEVHPCGLSVLDVGEKTLLRAHNIVAYDLLPESRLSTMEMLWEMYRA